GACGCGATGCGCGAGGCTTTTTATGCCATCAGTTTAAAGGAAATCCGGGAAGGCGATGAGACGTTTACAGAAAAGGCATATAGTTTTTATAAAAAGAAAATCAGCGACCAGACAGGGAACAGCCAATATTTTGATGCTGCCGAAACAGCACAGCGTGCCATCGCCGTTTTCGAAGGCATCCGTGATGGAGCAGATTTTAAAAAACAACTAAAAACCATCCGCGCCAACGCCGCTTACAATGAGCAACTGGGGCACATGGTACGATCGCTCGAAAAGGAGATCGGAATGCAAAATAATTTCCTGAAAGCCTTTACGGAAAAAGATAAAGAGTGGTGGAAAAAGCAGCTCGGCGACCTCAAACAACCCTCCGAAGATATCTACACCCAACGGCTCCACAAGAGACTGCTTGGTTTCAACGGGTTGCTCAGCTATATGTTTGCCCGCCAGGCTATCGAAGAAGACGATCTTGAACAAGCCGATAAAACAATCGAAATCTATCGAGCCATCGAGCCACTCAATCCGGAACATTCTTACCTGAGTGCCATCGTTATGATGAAACAAAATAATCCACAGCTTGCCATCGAATATCTGCAACAAGCGCGCATTCTTGGCTTTTCTGATCTGGAACGATTGTCAGCGGAAACAGTTTTTGAGCCTCTGCATAAGCGCGCCGACTACCGCGATTTGCTGCGACCGTAAATCAGGGGGGAAATAAAACAGGCCGAAGTTTGTAATTAATAATACGAAATTTGGCCTGATTGACCTAAAAACTCTTTTGATAAATCACCGTCAGCAGCGTTTGTCCAACAGCTTTTAATGTGGCTGGGTCTATTTGTGTGATGTCGTCGGCAATGGTGTGCCAGGGATCATAAAAAGTGCCGTTGGCTGATGCCGGATCGAGATGGATGATGTTGATCGTAGGAATATTAGCGATGGTATTAATAAAGTAATGGTCGTCGGTGATATAGGTTCCTTTCTCAAAAACAAAATAATCTCCATAGCCAGCCGCTACAGCGGTTTCCCAAACTTTCTTGGTGATGTCGGGCGCATAATACATCGAAAAACCTTCGAGTGGAAAGACAGCGTCGGGAGCGCCCACCATATCGAGCAGTATGCCGTAGCGCGCACTATAGTTTGGCTGGTGCGGGTTGGCCGACCAATGTTGCGATCCCAGCCCCCACGTGTCGCTCGATTGATCCGTCTGGCTGTCCTGAGGCGGACCATAATCTTCAAGATCAAACAAAATAATGTCGATACCCCTGCTTACCGGATGCAGATGTAGTTGCCGCGCTATTTCCATCAGCACACCCGTGCCACTGGCTCCGTCGTTGGCGCCATCGATAGGTACCAGGTGGTTGGCAGGATCAGCATCATGATCGGCAAAAGGACGCGAGTCGTAATGTGCCGACAGAAAGATGCGATTTTTCTCTTCCGGGTTGAAAGAGACAATAATATTCTTACCCTTAAAAATCCGGTTGTCATAAACACGCGCCACAAAATCCTGCACCATCAGCGTATCGCCCCATTGCAGCAAAGCCTCCAGCATCCAGTTTACAGCAGCAGCGTGTGCTTTGGTTTCGGGCACACGCGGGCCAAAATCGACCTGCTGCTTTACGTAAGAAAATGCTGAATCAGCGTCAAATTGCGGAACCTTCACGGGCTGCACCACGGGTTCTGCCGCACTTTGCGTCTGCTGTGGCTGTCGTGATTCATTGTTGCAACCTGCAAGAAACAACAGTATTATTATTATCAATAACTGATAATGAATTACATTTTGCAAACGTCCTGATACTTTCATGGTTTATTATTTTGGTGATGTTTCTTTTTGCTCGCGTGTTATCCATTCGGCAGCGTGGCCAAAGGTACCAGAAAAAACAAAATCATCCGTATGCAATCTTTCCCGGGGAGCAATTTCCATGGCTTGCAGGTTTTTGTGCAACATTTTATAATCGCCCGGATAGCCAATGGTGAAAGCGGAAATGACCTCGTATTTTTCCGGAATTTCGAGCAACTGGTGCGCTTTCTCGCGATCGAAGCCAGCCATCTGGTGCACATAAAGTCCTTCGTATGTAGCCTGAAAAGTGAGGTGCGCCATGGCTTGCCCCACGTCGTATTTAAAGTATTCGGCAGGCATGCCATTTTTCAGACTAATGCTGCGCCCGGCAGAAATAGCCAGCAAAGGTGCGGTTTTCACCCACAACTGGTTAAACTCAACCAGGGTGCTAAAAATCTTATCATACGTTTCGTCGCCTTGCATCCCCACAATGAAAGCCCATGGCTGCTCATTGCTGGCCGATGGTGACCAACGCGCAGCTTCAAAAATACGTTGCAGTTTCTCTGTTTCAACGGGTTCACCATTGAAAGCCCGCGGACTCCAACGTTTTTTCGATAGGTTGTGAATGGGATATCTGGGATTGGCTCTTTTTATCTTCATTTTCTTTCAATTAAAAAAGCCCCTGGTGGGGCCTTATCTTTATTAAATAATTTTTATCATTAATGTTTTGCAAGATAGCTGGCCACACCGTCGTGCGATTCCTGCATGCCTTCGTCGCCACGATGCCAGTCAGCAGGACACACTTCGCCGTTTTCTTCGTAAAACTGCAAGGCATCAATCATGCGCAGGGTTTCCTTCACACTTCTTCCCAGAGGCATGTCGTTAACCACCTGATGGCGCACCACGCCTTGTTTATCGATGAGGAACAACCCGCGATAAGCCACACCTGCTCCGTCAAATTCCAGCTCGCCGTCGTCGTTGTAATCAAAATCTCCGTCGAGCACGTCGTAATTTTTCGAAATTGTTTTGGTAAGATCGGATACCAAAGGAAACTTCACGCCTTTGATGCCACCATCTTTTTTCTCTGTGTTCAGCCATGCCCAGTGCGAATATTTTGAATCGGTAGAACAGCCTACCACAGCAACATTGCGTTTTTCAAATTCTTCGATTTGTTCCTGGAAAGCAAGAATTTCGGTTGGACATACAAATGTGAAATCCAATGGATAGAAAAAGAATACCACATACTTTTTCCCAATATATTGTTCGAGCGTAAATTTCTCGACCATTTCGCCGCCGTTAATCACCGTATCTGCTTCGAATAAGGGCGCCTTTTTTCCCGTTAAAACTGCCATATGATTTTATTTTTAATGTTAAATGTTTGTTTTACAATTTGGTGGCAAAAATACAAGGATTTTGGGAGGTGGTGTTTTTAAAATTAGTTAAACCTGTACCTTTACGCCAAAAAACTATGAGAGAATTTATTGCAGGAATCCCACAGACTCTGGCAGAAATAGCTGCCGTTGCCGGGTTTCTATGGCAAAATGGATGGGCGGAGCGCAACGCCGGAAACCTTTCGTACAACGTCACACGCTTTTTTGATAAGCTACCGGATAATCTTGACTTCGAAGCGCCGGTATCGCTGTTGAGTACTTTCCCGCATCTCGACAACCAATTGTTGCTGATAACGGCCACCGGGTCGCGGATGCGTGATGTTGCGGCCGACATTCCGGCCAACGTCTGCTTGCTGCATATCATCGACGGCGGCAAAGCTTACCGGAAGTTGACGAAACCCGAACCTGGAAAGATGTTAACTCCTACCTCCGAGTTGCCCACCCACCTGGCGATACACGATAAATTATGTGCCGAAGGGCGTCCGGAGAAAGTCATTATCCACACACATCCCGTCCGGCTTATTGCCATGACGCACATCCGCGAGTTTTGCAATCAGTCGGTCATCAACAATATTTTGTGGAGCATGCAACCGGAAACGTGCATTTTTATTCATGATGGGCTAGGCTTTGTACCCTATCTGCAAACCGGAAGCGATGCCCTGGCAGAGGCTACACTCGCAGCGCTCGACCAACACAGGGTGGTTTTGTGGGAAAAGCATGGCTGTCTGGCCATTGGCGAAAACGCCTGGGAAGCTTTTGATTTGATTGACATCGCCGAGAAATCAGCCGACATTTTCTTTACCTGCCGCAATGCAGGCTTTCAGGCCGAAGGCATTCCATTGGCAGATTTGAAAAAGCTGCGGGAATCATTTGGAATAGCGCAACCGGAGGAGTGAAGCGGCTTTCTGTTCGTGTCATCCGCAGAGATGCTGAGGCGCAAAGATCATTAAAATGTTTCTTTTGATTTCCTCTGCGTCTCTCCGTCTTAGCGGTTTATTCTTTTTGAAATCACCGCAGAGGCACATAGATTAATAAAGATGTTGCTCTATTTTTATTGGTCGAAAGTTCACAATGATTTTTTCTTTCTCACCGCTCACCGCTCACTTCTCAACTCTCTCTATTGTATTTCTTCTTTTTCAAAATACCATTTACAAAAGCAATAAGTATCATAAAAATGGCCAGGAAACCACTGATGCGACCGAGGTAGTCGCCGTAGCGGGTATAAAAGGTAATCTCGTTGTTGGCGTGGAGTTGTGCTTTGAGTACAGCGGGCTGCCAATATTCGGAGGCCTGCATGATGTCGCCGCGTTGGTCGATAAAACCAGAGATTCCGGTATTGGCCGAGCGGGCGATGTCGCGGCGTGTTTCGACGGCACGCAATCGTGCATAGGTAAAATGCTGGCGGTGGCCGGCGGTGTTGCCCCACCAGCCGTCGTTGGTGATGATGAAGATAAGATTGGCGCCATTTTTTACAAACTCTGCAGTAAATTCGCCATAAATAGATTCGTAGCAGATGATGCCCGGGACGGTGAATTTCCCATCGGTGCTTGTGAAAACTTCGCGACGTTTTGAATAGCCTAAACTCCCCACGGTGCCGCCCAGATCGAAGGCCAGATTTTGCAACGGACTGAGAATTCGATGAAAAGGCATCTTCTCCGGCCCCGGCACCAGCTTCGACTTGTGGTAAAGACCCACAGGTTCGTCTTTTTTAATAAACAAAGTTGTATTAAAAGCTTCGTAATATTTATCCACATCGCCAAACTTGCGGGCCGTGGGCGTAAGCGGCTCCCCTTCTGCAAAATGCCGGTAGGTGGAGGCGCCAATTACCACACTCGCCTGCTGATGCCGGTCGATAAACCCTCGTATTTGTTTCACCGCACGCGACTGCTCTATGGTGGCATGCCACAGATCTTCCTGGATGGCCGATTCGGGCGAAACCACAAAATCCGTTTCAGGAGTAATAAGTGAGTCGGCAAGTTTCAGATTCATTTCTATCATCTTGCTCGAGGGCAGCACAAACTGTTCTGACCATGGATCAACGTTGGGCTGCGTAACGATGACTTCGGCAACAGCCCCTTTTTCTTCATAATTCTGATACATCACCAGCGAAATAATCATTGGAATAATGATCACTAAAGTTGTCTTTGTTATGGTCAAAATAAGTTTCTGCCGACTCTCCTTTTGCAGAACGTTTTTGATAAGCTGGTAAAGAAAAATATTTACCAACAGTATCCAAAGCGTGCCACCCAGCGTGCCGGTGTATTCGTACCACTGCACCCAGGGCGTGTGCATGGCAAAACCGTTGCCCAGGTTGAGCCACGGCCACGACAAATCCCAGTCGAGATGAAAGTATTCGAAAGCTACCCAATAAACTATGAGCAGATAAATGGCGTCGGACTGACGGAAAAAGCTGCGTCGGCTGAGATGAAAAACCATAAAGACGATCGCAAAAAACAAGCTGTTAATCAGCACCGCCATCAGCGCACCAAATATCGTCGAGTTCCAGATCCACCAGGTGGTGAGGATATTCCAAACCAAAAACGCCGCATAGCTGTATTGGAAACTACTGAAACGATGGTGCTGCTCCGGATGCGCATCCAGATGATCGATAATGAAAAGTAGCGGGACAAATCCTGCAAAGAGCAGAAAAGGAAAACCGTACATCGGCCAGCCGGCAGTCAGCAGCAAGCCCGACAGCAGCGACAGCAGGTAAAGATGTTTTTTTTGAAGCGTCATTGGCAAAGTAATTTCCGGATCCGGGTTAGTCCGACAAAAATATTAATAGAGAAAATCATTGTACGGGAAGCGAGTGGTATGGATTTCTTTCACCTTTTGATAGATGAGATCTTTCAGTGCTTCCCAGTTTTGTTTGTGTTTGGCCGAGATGAAAATCGCCGGATCGTTGCTTTTTGCTATCCAGGTATTGCGGAGTTCCTCAAGCGTGACGTTTTCGTCGGTGGATTCCGTCAGGTCGTCGGCATCTTTGGTTTTCCAGGTGTAAGCATCCATTTTGTTGAAGACCATTATGGTAGGTTTGTCGGCACCGCCAATTTCGCTGAGCGTTTCATTCACCACATTTATTTGTTCTTCAAAATCGGTATGGGAAATATCCACCACGTGCAGCAGCAGGTCGGCTTCGCGCACCTCGTCGAGCGTGGATTTGAACGACTCTACTAGACCATGCGGGAGCTTGCGGATAAAGCCAACGGTGTCGGTGAGCAGAAAAGGCAGATTTTCGATCACCACTTTGCGGATGGTAGTATCGAGGGTGGCAAAGAGCTTGTCTTCGGCAAATACCTCTGCTTTGGCCATGCGATTCATAATGGTCGATTTGCCCACGTTGGTGTATCCCACCAGCGACACGCGCACCATGTTACCACGTCCTTTGCGTTGCACCACCATCTGTCGGTCGATGAGTTCGAGCTTTTTCTTGAGCAGACTTATCTTGTCACGGATGATGCGGCGGTCGGTTTCTATCTCCGTTTCGCCCGGTCCACGCATACCGATTCCACCTTGCTGACGTTCCAGGTGCGTCCACATACGTGTAAGTCGTGGTAGCAGATATTCGTATTGCGCCAGCTCTACCTGCGTCTTGGCATGCGCCGTACGCGCCCGTCTTGCAAAAATGTCGAGAATAAGATTGGTACGATCCAATATGCGACACTCCAAAACCTTTTCGATATTTTTGATCTGTGAGGCGCCCAGCTCATCATCGAAAACAACCAAATCGATCTCTTCAGCAACCACATATTGCCGGATTTCTTCCAGCTTCCCCGAGCCTACAAAAGTGCGTGTGTCGGGATGATCGAGTTTTTGGGTAAACCGTTTCATGGGGATGCCCCCGGCTGTCTCCACCAGAAAAGCCAGTTCTTCGAGATATTCTTCTATGCGGGCTTCATCAGTCTTGCCGGTGATCAATCCTACCAGCAATACCTTCTCCTTTCGGACAGCAGTTTCGATATTTTGCGCCATAATTTCCTTTTTTCAACAAACAGTCTGGGAGTGCTTTGAGTTCATCGGGGGCTAAAGCCCCATGAAAGTTTGTGTTCTTTTGCCCCCGGCCTAGAGGCCAGGGTTAGTGATCATGATGAGCGTTTGTGCATCAAAACTTCCTAAAGCCAATAATCTCGCGCACTTCACTCATGGTTTTGCCTGCGCTTTCGTGGGCTTTTTCGGCACCCATGGTGGCTACTTTCGACAGGTATTTTTCGTCAGCAGCCAGTTCTTGTATCCTTTCGCGAATAGGTGAGGTAACGATGATGATATCCTCGGCAAGTTGTTTTTTCAAATCCCCATATCGTATGGTGCAGGCGTTGTATTCGGTCAGGAAATGATCGACAGTTTCGGGTTTTGACATCACGCGCATCAGACTGAATAGATTGGCCACGCCCTCGGCCATAGGCTGGTTGGGCATAGTGGGCCCCGTATCGGTTACAGCGCGCATCACTTTTTTGCGAATTACTTTGGGATCGTCGGCCAGGAAGATGGCGTTGCCTTCGCCTTCCGATTTGCCCATTTTTCCGCTGCCATCCAGTCCGGGAATTTTAATCAGCTCCGCCCCAAAGTTAAAAGCAGTAGGCTCCGGAAAAAATTCATTGTTGTACATGCGGTTAAATCGGCGGGCAAAAGTACGCGTCATCTCCAGATGTTGCTCCTGGTCTTTGCCCACCGGCACTTTATGCGCTTTATGGATGATAATGTCGGCAGCCATCAGCGATGGGTAAGTAAGCAAACCGGCGTTGACGTTCTCGGGTTGCTTGCGGGCTTTTTCCTTAAAAGTCGTCACCCTTTCCAACTCACCCATATAGGCGTTCATGTTGAGCAGCAGATAAAGCTCTGCCGTTTCGGGCAGATCACTTTGAATGTATAATGTTGCCTTTTCGGGATCGATACCTGCAGCCAAATATTCCACCAGCACCTGCTTCACGTTGCCATGAAGATCGGACGGAGTGGGATGTGTGGTAAGAGAATGGTAATCGGCAATAAAGAAAAAGCAGCGATGGGTCTGCTGCATTTTTATAAAGTTGCTGAGGGCGCCGAAATAATTTCCCAAGTGCAGGTTTCCGGTAGGCCGGATGCCACTGACGACAATTTCCATGCTTATTTGGATTTTGTTTTTTGAATTTTGTGATTAAACGGCAACGCTCCAGTGGTTGGACGATAGACAATCACTACTTACATCTTGAGCTCGTCGTTTTTACTATTAAAAAAATGATACTCCAGAAAATGGTGCGAGACGCTTGGCTTGATTTTGATGCACTGCTTGTAACGCCACATCCATTTCAACCGCAACGACGGAAATCCGATGGTAAGCTGAGCATGCACAAATGGATGAACCGTGATGCTAAGGTTCTTCTCATTTTGTTCCTGCAGCAGATATTGCAAATTATTTTCGATCTCATCCACAATGAGGATGGCGGCTTTACTTTCGCCGGTGCCATTACAAACGGGGCACTTTTCGAGTATCTGGATATTCATTGCCGGACGCACCCGCTGTCGTGTTATTTGCACCAGCCCAAACTTGCTGGGGGGCAAAATAGAATGCTTGGCTTTGTCTTTGTCCATCTCCTCTTTGATGTGCTGGAAGAGTTGCCGCCGGTGTTTTGCTTCGGTCATATCGATGAAGTCGACCACGATGATGCCACCGATGTCGCGTAGGCGCAACTGACGGGCAATCTCGGTTGCGGCTTCCAGATTTACTTCCAGTGAATTGCTCTCCTGGTTTTTATCTTTGTTTACGCGGTGTCCCGAGTTGACGTCGACGGTGTGCATGGCCTCGGTTTGTTCGATGATCAGGTAAACACCGCTTTTGATGGTGACGATTTTCCCAAACGAATTTTTGACCTGCTTATCTACACCAAAATGTTCAAAGATAGGCTTGGCTCCGCTGTAATACTTAACGATACCGGCTTTTTCGGGCGCTATCTGTTTGATAAAAGCACGCACCTCGTCGGCCAGTGCCGCATCGTCGACGTGGATGTTGTTGAACGATTCGTTGAGGTGATCGCGCAGAATCGCGGAAGTGCGATCCAGCTCACTGACGATTTTGGTGGGTGGCTCAGCCTTGTTGAGTTTGTTGGCGATAATATCCCATTTGCTAAGCAAATCTTTAAGGTCGGCATCCAGATCGGCTACCAAT
The nucleotide sequence above comes from Bacteroidales bacterium. Encoded proteins:
- a CDS encoding Rne/Rng family ribonuclease, producing MDRDLIINSNSAGVDIALLEDKYLVELTKEKSNKKYSVGDVYLGKVKKLMPGLNAAFVNVGYEKDAFLHYLDLGPQVRSLIKYTKLASAGRIPNVPLSEFRLEPDIEKTGKISDVFSVNQPILVQIAKEPISTKGPRISSEISFAGRFLVLVPLADRISISQKIRSLEERKRLKRLIKSIKPNNFGVIVRTAAENKLVADLDADLKDLLSKWDIIANKLNKAEPPTKIVSELDRTSAILRDHLNESFNNIHVDDAALADEVRAFIKQIAPEKAGIVKYYSGAKPIFEHFGVDKQVKNSFGKIVTIKSGVYLIIEQTEAMHTVDVNSGHRVNKDKNQESNSLEVNLEAATEIARQLRLRDIGGIIVVDFIDMTEAKHRRQLFQHIKEEMDKDKAKHSILPPSKFGLVQITRQRVRPAMNIQILEKCPVCNGTGESKAAILIVDEIENNLQYLLQEQNEKNLSITVHPFVHAQLTIGFPSLRLKWMWRYKQCIKIKPSVSHHFLEYHFFNSKNDELKM
- the trpS gene encoding tryptophan--tRNA ligase, which produces MEIVVSGIRPTGNLHLGNYFGALSNFIKMQQTHRCFFFIADYHSLTTHPTPSDLHGNVKQVLVEYLAAGIDPEKATLYIQSDLPETAELYLLLNMNAYMGELERVTTFKEKARKQPENVNAGLLTYPSLMAADIIIHKAHKVPVGKDQEQHLEMTRTFARRFNRMYNNEFFPEPTAFNFGAELIKIPGLDGSGKMGKSEGEGNAIFLADDPKVIRKKVMRAVTDTGPTMPNQPMAEGVANLFSLMRVMSKPETVDHFLTEYNACTIRYGDLKKQLAEDIIIVTSPIRERIQELAADEKYLSKVATMGAEKAHESAGKTMSEVREIIGFRKF
- a CDS encoding M28 family peptidase, with the translated sequence MKVSGRLQNVIHYQLLIIIILLFLAGCNNESRQPQQTQSAAEPVVQPVKVPQFDADSAFSYVKQQVDFGPRVPETKAHAAAVNWMLEALLQWGDTLMVQDFVARVYDNRIFKGKNIIVSFNPEEKNRIFLSAHYDSRPFADHDADPANHLVPIDGANDGASGTGVLMEIARQLHLHPVSRGIDIILFDLEDYGPPQDSQTDQSSDTWGLGSQHWSANPHQPNYSARYGILLDMVGAPDAVFPLEGFSMYYAPDITKKVWETAVAAGYGDYFVFEKGTYITDDHYFINTIANIPTINIIHLDPASANGTFYDPWHTIADDITQIDPATLKAVGQTLLTVIYQKSF
- the hflX gene encoding GTPase HflX, whose product is MAQNIETAVRKEKVLLVGLITGKTDEARIEEYLEELAFLVETAGGIPMKRFTQKLDHPDTRTFVGSGKLEEIRQYVVAEEIDLVVFDDELGASQIKNIEKVLECRILDRTNLILDIFARRARTAHAKTQVELAQYEYLLPRLTRMWTHLERQQGGIGMRGPGETEIETDRRIIRDKISLLKKKLELIDRQMVVQRKGRGNMVRVSLVGYTNVGKSTIMNRMAKAEVFAEDKLFATLDTTIRKVVIENLPFLLTDTVGFIRKLPHGLVESFKSTLDEVREADLLLHVVDISHTDFEEQINVVNETLSEIGGADKPTIMVFNKMDAYTWKTKDADDLTESTDENVTLEELRNTWIAKSNDPAIFISAKHKQNWEALKDLIYQKVKEIHTTRFPYNDFLY
- the rhaD gene encoding rhamnulose-1-phosphate aldolase, which gives rise to MREFIAGIPQTLAEIAAVAGFLWQNGWAERNAGNLSYNVTRFFDKLPDNLDFEAPVSLLSTFPHLDNQLLLITATGSRMRDVAADIPANVCLLHIIDGGKAYRKLTKPEPGKMLTPTSELPTHLAIHDKLCAEGRPEKVIIHTHPVRLIAMTHIREFCNQSVINNILWSMQPETCIFIHDGLGFVPYLQTGSDALAEATLAALDQHRVVLWEKHGCLAIGENAWEAFDLIDIAEKSADIFFTCRNAGFQAEGIPLADLKKLRESFGIAQPEE
- a CDS encoding peroxiredoxin, coding for MAVLTGKKAPLFEADTVINGGEMVEKFTLEQYIGKKYVVFFFYPLDFTFVCPTEILAFQEQIEEFEKRNVAVVGCSTDSKYSHWAWLNTEKKDGGIKGVKFPLVSDLTKTISKNYDVLDGDFDYNDDGELEFDGAGVAYRGLFLIDKQGVVRHQVVNDMPLGRSVKETLRMIDALQFYEENGEVCPADWHRGDEGMQESHDGVASYLAKH
- a CDS encoding nitroreductase family protein, producing the protein MKIKRANPRYPIHNLSKKRWSPRAFNGEPVETEKLQRIFEAARWSPSASNEQPWAFIVGMQGDETYDKIFSTLVEFNQLWVKTAPLLAISAGRSISLKNGMPAEYFKYDVGQAMAHLTFQATYEGLYVHQMAGFDREKAHQLLEIPEKYEVISAFTIGYPGDYKMLHKNLQAMEIAPRERLHTDDFVFSGTFGHAAEWITREQKETSPK
- the lnt gene encoding apolipoprotein N-acyltransferase; protein product: MTLQKKHLYLLSLLSGLLLTAGWPMYGFPFLLFAGFVPLLFIIDHLDAHPEQHHRFSSFQYSYAAFLVWNILTTWWIWNSTIFGALMAVLINSLFFAIVFMVFHLSRRSFFRQSDAIYLLIVYWVAFEYFHLDWDLSWPWLNLGNGFAMHTPWVQWYEYTGTLGGTLWILLVNIFLYQLIKNVLQKESRQKLILTITKTTLVIIIPMIISLVMYQNYEEKGAVAEVIVTQPNVDPWSEQFVLPSSKMIEMNLKLADSLITPETDFVVSPESAIQEDLWHATIEQSRAVKQIRGFIDRHQQASVVIGASTYRHFAEGEPLTPTARKFGDVDKYYEAFNTTLFIKKDEPVGLYHKSKLVPGPEKMPFHRILSPLQNLAFDLGGTVGSLGYSKRREVFTSTDGKFTVPGIICYESIYGEFTAEFVKNGANLIFIITNDGWWGNTAGHRQHFTYARLRAVETRRDIARSANTGISGFIDQRGDIMQASEYWQPAVLKAQLHANNEITFYTRYGDYLGRISGFLAIFMILIAFVNGILKKKKYNRES